From a single Carassius carassius chromosome 8, fCarCar2.1, whole genome shotgun sequence genomic region:
- the LOC132144655 gene encoding nuclear GTPase SLIP-GC-like, protein MASQGTKRKRDHDSSDSSIETTLTTNMIIENARQILQRVTKSSDLNDKGSRKKATIGIFGKSGEGKSSLLSAILGKPDLLPSGCFGACTAVVTQVEANLDDSNYRAEIELFSKEEWKNELKDVFKDIKDESEERNEDLIEMAVEKITALYGDDADKKTLEELQNDETFAKIETFLSISKKIISSSDLSEFTNKVASFIQHSETSSGDWYWPLVKSVTIKIPDCHGLLEHIVLLDLPGTGDCNQIRDDLWKTKLRECSSVWIVSAINRAITDRDPWGILKHCIEELGPGGKCKSINFICTKTDDINPAAYIRSARLPRDQIPEDKNQKKTCILHRNNHAKTRVKEKFENSEIKKIFNTDSQFQVFTVSSNAFFDHNFNLESSETEIPKLQDDLMNFNKSINIDLTRDYVNKAKGVLSLIQSGQLDNDKKMIEMKVNEFKNNLKESLIELDKYFRSIYKDLEQHLSKGVEESVNSCVASTKKLIASNKDGRGFHKILGALCKNYGCYWSKNWDVVLDLNKSLAKHLHKNIYDDFCTIFPVTGKTGKSVQEQIDKFSIIQSDSVYTSSDILHYIQDFIIIEETKLKAALNRDIVDQKKDIYTSIQITMVHEMALCYRQAAAVRGTGSMKKMQDLLINTVDQKKGAMFEKAKMEVLKKFNNLKLDIKSTLEKELEKAIEQSESQNSKKTRMGKNVLLLHHRNKYKGVK, encoded by the exons ATGGCTAGCCAAG GTACTAAAAGAAAACGAGATCATGACTCATCTGACTCGAGTATAGAGACAACACTGACAACAA ATATGATCATAGAGAATGCAAGGCAAATTCTACAAAGAGTCACTAAAAGCTCAGACCTAAACGATAAAGGCAGCAGGAAGAAGGCAACCATAGGGATTTTTGGAAAATCAGGAGAAGGAAAGAGCTCCCTTTTAAGTGCAATCTTGGGGAAACCGGATCTTTTACCCTCTGGTTGTTTTGGTGCCTGTACAGCTGTTGTTACACAGGTGGAAGCCAATCTGGATGACTCTAATTACAGAGCAGAGATCGAGCTCTTCTCTAAAGAG GAGTGGAAGAATGAGCTTAAAGATGTTTTCAAAGATATAAAAGATGAAAGTGAGGAAAGGAATGAGGACTTGATTGAAATGGCTGTAGAAAAGATCACTGCGCTGTATGGAGATGatgcagacaagaaaacattagAAGAGCTCCAGAATGATGAAACATTTGCTAAGATTGAAACATTTTTGTCTATCAGTAAGAAAATAATCTCAAGCAGTGAT CTCTCTGAATTTACCAACAAAGTTGCAAGCTTCATACAACACAGTGAGACAAGTTCTGGTGACTGGTACTGGCCGCTTGTGAAGAGCGTGACAATCAAGATACCAGACTGTCATGGACTCCTGGAGCACATTGTACTTCTTGATCTTCCTGGTACTGGAGACTGCAATCAGATTAGAGATGACCTGTGgaaaact AAACTGAGAGAGTGCTCTTCTGTCTGGATTGTAAGCGCCATCAATCGAGCGATCACTGACAGAGACCCCTGGGGGATATTAAAGCACTGCATTGAAGAACTGGGACCAGGAGGAAAATGCAAAAGCATTAACTTCATCTGTACAAAGACTGATGATATAAATCCAGCAGCATATATAAG atctgcaCGGCTTCCAAGAGACCAAATCCCAGAAGACAAG aatcagaaaaaaacatgcatactTCATAGAAATAACCATGCCAAGACAAGGgtcaaagaaaagtttgaaaattCTGAAATCAAG aaAATATTCAACACTGACAGTCAGTTTCAAGTTTTTACTGTGAGTTCCAATGCATTCTTTGACCACAATTTCAATCTGGAATCAAGTGAAACAG AAATTCCAAAGCTACAGGATGATCTGATGAATTTTAACAAGAGCATTAATATAGATTTGACCAGAGATTATGTCAATAAAGCAAAGGGAGTTTTGTCCTTGATCCAAAGCGGCCAGCTGGATAACGACAAGAAAATG ATTGAAATGAAAGTCAACGAATTTAAGAACAACCTAAAGGAGTCACTAATTGAACTGGACAAATATTTTAGAAGCATTTATAAAGATCTGGAGCAGCATCTCTCAAAGGGAGTGGAAGAATCAGTGAACTCATGTGTTGCCTCCACAAAGAAATTGATCGCATCT aataaagatggaagagggtTCCATAAAATCCTTGGAGCTTTGTGCAAGAACTACGGATGCTATTGGTCAAAGAATTGGGATGTAGTTCTAGACCTGAACAAATCATTGGCCAAAcatttgcacaaaaacatttatgATGATTTCTGTACGATTTTTCC TGTGACTGGAAAAACAGGGAAGTCAGTGCAGGAACAGATTGACAAGTTCAGTATCATCCAGAGTGACTCTGTTTACACCAGCTCTGACATACTTCATTACATTCAGGACTTCATCATAATCGAG GAAACCAAACTGAAGGCTGCACTCAACAGAGACATTGTTGACCAGAAAAAGGACATCTACACATCAATACAAATAACAATGGTGCATGAAATGGCTTTATGCTATCGGC AAGCTGCAGCTGTGAGAGGAACAGGATCCATGAAGAAAATGCAAGACCTGTTAATAAACACAGTCGATCAGAAAAAAGGAGCCATGTTCGAAAAAGCAAAAATGGAAGTGCTTAAAAAGTTCAATAACTTAAAG CTGGACATAAAAAGTACTCTTGAAAAAGAACTAGAGAAAGCAATAGAACAATCAGAATCACAAAACAGCAAAAAGACACGGATGGGTAAGAATGTACTCCTACTTCACCACAGAAATAAGTATAAAGGGGTCaaatga
- the LOC132144657 gene encoding uncharacterized protein LOC132144657 isoform X1 encodes MYAVVTLQDSDELMVVPSNWLNSDKRHCYWPPFKSIEKCMEAVQNKLYPETEGKPWEKLRIIFLGEYGTFEKAKEGLKEYEEWSYPLETVLPGIKREGLDSTQGMSNNQLQPLPPETPASPSRMSADDKVEILQMMRDVKSKVQQNSSMLKKILKDNTVSEAPSIICVPSKTLKLPLRTFEDVDRTEMELKNATTRKKYVKYLSRLGGFIPKDVVKNIMQQVLTDDLAVQFNWVGRGDKKAFSQLILTDVIRDAALTRNVNRGHCETEIKNYLRCAAGRKKLREKKEVLGMKFQMEFLHQ; translated from the exons ATGTATGCGGTTGTTACCTTGCAAGACTCAGATGAGTTGATGGTGGTACCATCAAATTGGTTGAACTCAGACAAGAGACACTGTTACTGGCCTCCATTCAAATCCATAGAGAAGTGTATGGAAGCTGTTCAGAACAAACTTTACCCTGAAACAGAAGGCAAACCATGGGAGAAACTACGCATTATCTTTCTCGGAGAATATG GCACTTTTGAGAAGGCAAAGGAGGGGCTCAAAGAATATGAAGAATG GTCATATCCATTAGAGACTGTATTACCTGGAATAAAAAGAGAGGGACTTGATAGCACTCAAGGAATGTCAAATAATCAGCTACAGCCACTTCCTCCAGAAACACCTGCATCTCCATCCAGAATGTCAGCTGATG ACAAGGTTGAAATACTTCAAATGATGAGAGACGTCAAGAGCAAGGTTCAGCAAAACTCTtccatgttaaaaaaaatactcaaaGACAATACAGTTTCTGAAGCCCCCAGTATTATATGCGTGCCTTCAAAAACCCTAAAACTGCCTCTTAGAACCTTTGAAGATGTGGACAGGACTGAAATGGAGCTCAAGAATGCAACAACACGCAAAAAATAT GTAAAATATTTGTCAAGGCTTGGAGGTTTTATTCCCAAGGACGTGGTTAAGAATATTATGCAGCAAGTCTTAACAGATGATCTGGCTGTGCAGTTCAACTGGGTGGGGAGAGGAGATAAAAAGGCCTTCTCTCAACTTATTTTAACAGATGTGATCCGAG ATGCTGCATTAACCCGAAATGTAAACAGGGGTCActgtgaaactgaaataaaaaattatctgaGATGCGCAGCTGGTCGGAAGAAACTTAGAGAAAAAAAGGAG GTTTTGGGCATGAAATTCCAAATGGAATTTCTACATCAATGA
- the LOC132144657 gene encoding uncharacterized protein LOC132144657 isoform X2, producing the protein MYAVVTLQDSDELMVVPSNWLNSDKRHCYWPPFKSIEKCMEAVQNKLYPETEGKPWEKLRIIFLGEYGTFEKAKEGLKEYEEWSYPLETVLPGIKREGLDSTQGMSNNQLQPLPPETPASPSRMSADDAALTRNVNRGHCETEIKNYLRCAAGRKKLREKKEVLGMKFQMEFLHQ; encoded by the exons ATGTATGCGGTTGTTACCTTGCAAGACTCAGATGAGTTGATGGTGGTACCATCAAATTGGTTGAACTCAGACAAGAGACACTGTTACTGGCCTCCATTCAAATCCATAGAGAAGTGTATGGAAGCTGTTCAGAACAAACTTTACCCTGAAACAGAAGGCAAACCATGGGAGAAACTACGCATTATCTTTCTCGGAGAATATG GCACTTTTGAGAAGGCAAAGGAGGGGCTCAAAGAATATGAAGAATG GTCATATCCATTAGAGACTGTATTACCTGGAATAAAAAGAGAGGGACTTGATAGCACTCAAGGAATGTCAAATAATCAGCTACAGCCACTTCCTCCAGAAACACCTGCATCTCCATCCAGAATGTCAGCTGATG ATGCTGCATTAACCCGAAATGTAAACAGGGGTCActgtgaaactgaaataaaaaattatctgaGATGCGCAGCTGGTCGGAAGAAACTTAGAGAAAAAAAGGAG GTTTTGGGCATGAAATTCCAAATGGAATTTCTACATCAATGA
- the LOC132145136 gene encoding uncharacterized protein LOC132145136 isoform X1: MQATPRSPHPQIHQIQGLKSFSDTRQLNRLQSPVLTDIDRLTMYAVVTLQDSDEVMVAPSHWLSSEKKQCYWPPFKSPEKCTEAVQNRMKPETGGKPWEKLNISFHREFVTFEKAKDEQKTIEEQKERRYLLATGFSPILKRQRIESTQAKHQLAPASPASTSRMSADDKDELLQMLRDIKSTVQENSAMLKKLLKDNTAPEVPSSTYVPPKEVKTRLNLPLRTFEDMERSERELKTTKTRKEYVKYLSGLGGFGNRDVIKNIMLHVLTDDLAKEFNWIGKGNKKPFSQLTLADVIREAALKRSVTRVDCETEIKKHLSYTADRLGRKRAREQAGLGLEIPNVIPTLMDDHPEISWDDFDSI, encoded by the exons ATGCAAGCAACACCCAGAAGTCCACACCCACAGATCCATCAGATCCAAGGTCTGAAGTCTTTCTCTGACACTAGACAGCTGAATCGACTGCAGTCTCCTGTCCTTACAGACATCGACCG ACTGACCATGTATGCAGTTGTTACTCTGCAGGACTCAGATGAGGTGATGGTGGCACCATCACACTGGTTGAGCTCAGAAAAGAAACAATGTTACTGGCCTCCATTCAAATCACCAGAGAAGTGCACAGAAGCTGTTCAGAACAGAATGAAACCAGAAACAGGAGGGAAACCATGGGAGAAATTAAATATTAGCTTTCACAGAGAATTTG tcacttttgaaaaGGCAAAAGATGAGCAAAAAACGATTGAAGAACAGAAAGAACG GCGATATCTGTTAGCTACTGGATTCTCTCCAATATTAAAAAGACAAAGAATTGAAAGCACTCAAGCAAAACACCAACTTGCTCCTGCATCACCTGCATCTACATCCAGAATGTCAGCTGATG ACAAGGATGAGCTCCTCCAAATGCTGAGAGACATCAAGAGCACAGTTCAGGAAAACTCTGCTATGTTAAAGAAACTACTCAAAGACAATACAGCTCCTGAGGTACCCAGCAGTACTTACGTTCCACCCAAGGAAGTTAAAACAAGACTAAATCTGCCTCTTAGAACCTTTGAAGATATGGAGAGAAGTGAAAGGGAGCTCAAAACCACAAAAACACGCAAAGAATAT GTAAAATATTTGTCAGGACTTGGAGGTTTTGGAAACAGGGATGTGATTAAGAACATAATGCTACATGTCCTAACAGATGATCTGGCTAAGGAATTCAACTGGATAGGGAAAGGAAATAAGAAACCCTTCTCTCAGCTGACTTTAGCAGATGTGATCAGAG AGGCTGCATTAAAACGAAGTGTAACCAGGGTCGACTGTGAAACGGAAATAAAAAAGCATCTGAGTTACACAGCTGATCGACTCGGTCGGAAGAGAGCAAGAGAGCAAGCAG GTCTTGGGCTTGAGATCCCAAATGTGATTCCCACGCTGATGGACGACCACCCAGAGATATCATGGGATGATTTCGATAGCATTTGA
- the LOC132145136 gene encoding uncharacterized protein LOC132145136 isoform X2, producing the protein MYAVVTLQDSDEVMVAPSHWLSSEKKQCYWPPFKSPEKCTEAVQNRMKPETGGKPWEKLNISFHREFVTFEKAKDEQKTIEEQKERRYLLATGFSPILKRQRIESTQAKHQLAPASPASTSRMSADDKDELLQMLRDIKSTVQENSAMLKKLLKDNTAPEVPSSTYVPPKEVKTRLNLPLRTFEDMERSERELKTTKTRKEYVKYLSGLGGFGNRDVIKNIMLHVLTDDLAKEFNWIGKGNKKPFSQLTLADVIREAALKRSVTRVDCETEIKKHLSYTADRLGRKRAREQAGLGLEIPNVIPTLMDDHPEISWDDFDSI; encoded by the exons ATGTATGCAGTTGTTACTCTGCAGGACTCAGATGAGGTGATGGTGGCACCATCACACTGGTTGAGCTCAGAAAAGAAACAATGTTACTGGCCTCCATTCAAATCACCAGAGAAGTGCACAGAAGCTGTTCAGAACAGAATGAAACCAGAAACAGGAGGGAAACCATGGGAGAAATTAAATATTAGCTTTCACAGAGAATTTG tcacttttgaaaaGGCAAAAGATGAGCAAAAAACGATTGAAGAACAGAAAGAACG GCGATATCTGTTAGCTACTGGATTCTCTCCAATATTAAAAAGACAAAGAATTGAAAGCACTCAAGCAAAACACCAACTTGCTCCTGCATCACCTGCATCTACATCCAGAATGTCAGCTGATG ACAAGGATGAGCTCCTCCAAATGCTGAGAGACATCAAGAGCACAGTTCAGGAAAACTCTGCTATGTTAAAGAAACTACTCAAAGACAATACAGCTCCTGAGGTACCCAGCAGTACTTACGTTCCACCCAAGGAAGTTAAAACAAGACTAAATCTGCCTCTTAGAACCTTTGAAGATATGGAGAGAAGTGAAAGGGAGCTCAAAACCACAAAAACACGCAAAGAATAT GTAAAATATTTGTCAGGACTTGGAGGTTTTGGAAACAGGGATGTGATTAAGAACATAATGCTACATGTCCTAACAGATGATCTGGCTAAGGAATTCAACTGGATAGGGAAAGGAAATAAGAAACCCTTCTCTCAGCTGACTTTAGCAGATGTGATCAGAG AGGCTGCATTAAAACGAAGTGTAACCAGGGTCGACTGTGAAACGGAAATAAAAAAGCATCTGAGTTACACAGCTGATCGACTCGGTCGGAAGAGAGCAAGAGAGCAAGCAG GTCTTGGGCTTGAGATCCCAAATGTGATTCCCACGCTGATGGACGACCACCCAGAGATATCATGGGATGATTTCGATAGCATTTGA